One window of Thiomicrorhabdus lithotrophica genomic DNA carries:
- a CDS encoding DUF4136 domain-containing protein — MKVLLSIALWSSLFLAGCSGIPVNQDYDTSFNFSNIKSVEWLPAANQTPPKAITFEQQNPLIAKRIQTAITEQLGQKGIAMRTAGLSDAYVTYHYSSKRVLQADPVSTSFGFGVFGRHSGMMFRTSPDVYEYEEGRLVIDILSKNNQLLWRGISPSLLTEQASPQETTAKVKQIVASILAQYPPK; from the coding sequence ATGAAAGTATTACTGTCTATCGCCTTGTGGTCTTCTTTATTTTTAGCTGGCTGTAGTGGCATTCCAGTCAATCAAGACTATGATACGAGCTTTAACTTTTCGAACATAAAATCTGTTGAATGGTTGCCAGCAGCAAACCAAACACCGCCTAAAGCTATCACTTTTGAACAACAAAACCCTCTGATTGCCAAACGTATTCAAACCGCCATTACAGAACAGCTTGGTCAGAAAGGCATTGCGATGCGAACAGCGGGGTTATCAGATGCTTATGTCACCTATCATTATTCATCTAAACGTGTATTACAGGCAGATCCTGTTTCTACCTCTTTTGGCTTTGGAGTATTTGGACGCCATAGCGGCATGATGTTTCGTACCAGCCCTGATGTTTATGAGTATGAAGAAGGTCGTTTAGTTATCGATATTCTAAGTAAAAACAATCAACTGTTATGGCGTGGGATTAGCCCATCACTTCTCACTGAACAAGCTAGCCCTCAAGAAACAACGGCTAAAGTTAAGCAAATTGTTGCTTCGATTTTGGCGCAATACCCGCCTAAATAA